One region of Candidatus Bathyarchaeia archaeon genomic DNA includes:
- a CDS encoding zinc ribbon domain-containing protein — MKSKLFALLIIITSLSLVLTAIPVHANYAPKQGDYFTYRETIDVNNGQGPIYTGYTDHQDVDGTEKMNTVYSNGTVASHYNYAWTFHDNQGTPTKTGSSAGNFTWSSSSFYYVKGNDSQIGYVSPLHVWYYMDSSQSLGATFYLLNTQMSILNKNYSYQLPSQNRYVQSIQAQGKNSYFRNDSYGKFTASYTWTTYFDPVTGYVIGYSWVEQDSDSSGNSFTYAENLYVTTTSYSLATGTAPPPDLTSLLYLIVGVVVVALIIIILVVAAIYIRRRSRMPEHSYDYSRVPAPYTPPAPQSIDLEPKQQPAQQVVIREVAKVKCKYCGALVDSTALVCPVCGGPTT, encoded by the coding sequence ATGAAATCTAAATTATTCGCACTGCTGATCATCATAACTTCACTATCCCTAGTCCTCACCGCAATTCCTGTCCACGCGAACTATGCTCCGAAACAGGGAGACTATTTCACGTATCGTGAGACTATTGATGTTAACAACGGTCAAGGACCGATCTATACCGGCTACACCGATCACCAGGATGTTGATGGCACAGAAAAAATGAATACTGTTTATTCAAACGGAACAGTGGCATCTCATTACAACTACGCATGGACTTTCCACGATAACCAGGGCACACCAACGAAAACTGGAAGTTCAGCCGGGAATTTCACCTGGTCATCTTCGAGTTTCTACTATGTGAAGGGGAATGATAGTCAGATCGGATATGTGAGTCCCCTCCACGTCTGGTACTACATGGACAGCAGTCAGTCTCTAGGCGCGACTTTCTATTTGTTGAATACCCAGATGAGTATCCTCAACAAGAATTACAGTTACCAACTGCCTTCACAAAACAGGTATGTACAATCAATCCAGGCTCAGGGCAAAAACAGCTACTTCCGAAATGACTCTTATGGAAAATTCACCGCCAGCTATACGTGGACTACATATTTTGATCCAGTCACTGGATACGTTATCGGATACAGTTGGGTAGAACAGGACAGTGATTCTTCCGGGAACAGTTTCACCTACGCTGAAAACCTGTACGTTACAACAACCAGTTATTCATTGGCCACTGGTACAGCGCCACCTCCCGACCTAACGTCGTTATTGTATCTCATTGTTGGAGTAGTAGTGGTCGCTCTCATAATCATCATTCTAGTTGTAGCTGCAATATACATCAGGAGAAGGAGTCGGATGCCAGAACACTCGTATGATTATTCTCGTGTCCCTGCACCGTACACTCCACCTGCACCGCAGTCTATCGATCTAGAACCAAAACAGCAGCCAGCTCAACAAGTTGTGATTCGAGAAGTGGCAAAGGTCAAGTGCAAATATTGTGGGGCACTGGTTGACTCTACTGCGCTGGTTTGTCCCGTGTGTGGTGGCCCGACAACCTGA
- a CDS encoding GyrI-like domain-containing protein — translation MVVDIVLKREPAHNVVSKTYTGPYTGDNMLRPEFDYLSKWLDSKDARTGKWFRIELDKYEVGAPSNVQRQWWACIELKQKPRSKTPSDIEVKTLPSLHVASVTFDPKQFSDRLVYHGLECWLDWRTKFGEYEEAGPTREIYTGNPWTDKKAQKHIELQVPIRKLSPTSKRRK, via the coding sequence TTGGTTGTCGACATTGTACTGAAACGCGAACCTGCCCACAACGTCGTATCAAAAACGTACACTGGGCCCTACACTGGAGATAACATGCTTCGTCCAGAGTTCGACTATCTTTCGAAATGGCTGGACAGCAAGGATGCCAGAACTGGTAAGTGGTTCAGAATTGAACTAGACAAGTACGAGGTAGGCGCACCGTCGAACGTTCAACGTCAATGGTGGGCTTGCATTGAACTCAAACAGAAGCCTCGCAGCAAAACTCCATCCGACATCGAAGTCAAAACCCTCCCATCGTTGCATGTCGCAAGCGTAACATTTGATCCCAAGCAATTTTCAGATCGGCTAGTCTATCACGGCCTAGAGTGTTGGCTGGACTGGAGGACAAAGTTCGGCGAATACGAAGAAGCCGGACCTACTAGGGAGATTTACACAGGAAATCCTTGGACAGACAAGAAAGCTCAGAAACATATCGAACTCCAAGTTCCAATCAGAAAACTCTCCCCGACATCAAAAAGGAGGAAGTAG
- a CDS encoding PhoU domain-containing protein, which produces MMEARKVQKVGYSTLIVSLPKDWVEQVGLKQGDIVSFRREPDGGITVYPGLTRERENFRYVIDADICDAPNLLTRIITANYLTGHDTIQIIAKKELSPRHLEEVRAVSRRLTGLGIVEQSLKSVTLQSFVDPTKFPIYGLMRRLQIILSSMLETAVKAVVEGRPNLADEVLHMEEEADRIYWMIIRQLLLAVLDRRVAKEVGIDGPMHVVGNRVIAKSLEQMGDLASHIAQEALRLKGDAQSVDPKLTKGILDYSDKVRLLIEDSFNALMKGDLKKSNDCIERVASCEALERSLTTDIMKSVKAVNLAVGLRSIVWDVGQMAKYSEAIAEVAINRHLEAPSAFCSWEKA; this is translated from the coding sequence ATGATGGAGGCTCGGAAGGTCCAGAAAGTCGGCTACTCAACTCTGATAGTCTCTCTGCCCAAGGACTGGGTGGAACAGGTCGGTCTCAAGCAGGGCGATATTGTCAGTTTTAGGCGAGAACCTGACGGTGGAATAACCGTCTATCCGGGATTGACCCGTGAACGGGAGAACTTCCGGTATGTGATCGACGCGGATATTTGTGACGCTCCGAACCTTCTCACCAGGATCATAACAGCGAACTATCTCACAGGACACGATACTATCCAGATTATTGCGAAGAAAGAGCTCTCTCCACGCCATCTCGAGGAGGTTAGGGCGGTTAGTAGACGGTTGACGGGTCTGGGGATTGTGGAGCAGAGTCTAAAGTCGGTTACTTTGCAGAGTTTTGTGGATCCCACAAAGTTCCCGATTTATGGATTGATGCGGCGTCTCCAAATCATACTTAGCTCGATGCTGGAGACTGCGGTAAAGGCGGTGGTGGAGGGTCGGCCGAATCTTGCAGACGAAGTCTTGCATATGGAGGAGGAAGCTGATCGAATCTACTGGATGATCATACGACAACTGTTGCTTGCGGTCTTGGATCGGCGCGTGGCGAAGGAGGTGGGTATCGATGGGCCGATGCATGTTGTAGGTAACCGGGTTATTGCGAAGAGCCTGGAGCAGATGGGCGATCTCGCATCGCACATCGCGCAGGAGGCGTTGCGTTTGAAGGGTGATGCGCAGAGCGTTGATCCAAAGCTGACGAAAGGGATTCTTGACTATAGTGATAAGGTGCGGTTGTTGATCGAGGACTCGTTCAACGCCCTGATGAAAGGCGATCTGAAAAAGTCGAATGATTGTATCGAGAGGGTGGCGAGCTGCGAGGCGCTGGAGAGGTCGCTGACAACCGATATCATGAAGAGTGTGAAGGCGGTCAATCTTGCTGTAGGGTTGCGGTCTATTGTCTGGGATGTCGGACAGATGGCAAAGTACTCTGAGGCGATTGCTGAGGTCGCGATAAACAGGCACCTGGAAGCGCCTAGCGCGTTCTGCTCCTGGGAAAAAGCATAG
- a CDS encoding SRPBCC domain-containing protein, translated as MATSRPKLELVETATDRITILADFPYLSPALLFDYWTSTDLLKKWWPPAAELQPKVGGAYHFSWPQQDWHLRGKFTMFDRGKALGFTWKWDHESVDVTRVTLLFHSMPNGGTRLTLHHEGYSKNSEAKKTRDEHVEGWTFFLRKLQEQGQES; from the coding sequence ATGGCAACGAGCAGGCCCAAGTTGGAACTGGTCGAAACGGCCACAGACAGAATTACCATCTTGGCAGATTTTCCCTATCTGAGCCCGGCCCTGCTCTTCGACTATTGGACAAGTACTGATCTGCTCAAGAAATGGTGGCCTCCCGCGGCGGAGTTGCAGCCCAAGGTAGGCGGGGCCTATCATTTCTCCTGGCCCCAACAAGATTGGCATCTTCGGGGCAAGTTCACCATGTTCGACAGGGGGAAGGCGCTTGGCTTCACGTGGAAGTGGGACCATGAATCCGTTGACGTAACCAGGGTCACACTACTCTTCCACTCAATGCCGAACGGGGGGACAAGACTCACCCTTCATCACGAAGGCTATTCGAAGAACTCGGAAGCGAAAAAGACAAGGGATGAACACGTAGAAGGCTGGACTTTCTTCCTGAGAAAGCTCCAAGAACAAGGCCAGGAATCGTGA
- a CDS encoding class I SAM-dependent methyltransferase, which yields MSQTTLLTTRNHPDSMDYSEFLPLLGNRARPEPRWIEALTGVGSDEVAHVLDEMRDNLARERTIRDTMIETGRTYYAQFPAPLELYGITRILNPDHIVESGVSSGISSAHFLLALKRNRKGTLHSIDYPTYSSKPKRSKADISWTIPYGRDSGWAVPIDLRKRWDLRKGRSEELLEDLLGKIKTVDIFCHDSPWTSKHLEYELKTVQPHLRSGSIVIADNSSYNPNAVEKLAAAFSARVFHRRGSDLIGIRVP from the coding sequence ATGTCCCAGACCACGCTTCTAACAACAAGAAACCATCCTGACAGTATGGACTACTCAGAATTTCTGCCGCTTCTAGGCAATCGTGCGCGTCCCGAACCCAGATGGATTGAAGCTTTGACTGGCGTGGGTTCGGACGAGGTAGCACATGTTCTCGATGAAATGCGTGACAATCTCGCAAGAGAACGGACGATCCGTGATACCATGATCGAGACCGGGCGAACCTACTATGCACAGTTCCCGGCCCCTCTCGAATTATACGGGATCACAAGGATCCTGAACCCTGACCATATTGTAGAAAGCGGCGTCTCCTCCGGCATATCATCCGCCCATTTTCTCCTGGCCCTAAAGAGAAACAGGAAAGGAACCTTACACTCGATCGATTATCCAACATACAGTTCGAAACCGAAACGATCGAAAGCCGATATTTCATGGACCATTCCATATGGAAGAGACTCCGGATGGGCTGTACCAATAGATCTTAGGAAACGATGGGATTTGCGCAAGGGACGAAGCGAAGAGTTGCTCGAAGATCTGCTCGGCAAGATCAAGACTGTTGATATTTTCTGTCACGACAGTCCGTGGACATCGAAACACTTGGAATATGAATTGAAAACTGTCCAGCCACACTTGCGATCCGGCTCCATAGTTATCGCAGACAACAGCTCATACAACCCAAATGCCGTCGAGAAACTAGCAGCGGCATTTTCCGCTAGGGTCTTTCATCGACGGGGTTCGGATCTTATCGGCATCCGGGTCCCATAA
- a CDS encoding DUF6114 domain-containing protein, with translation MTQKTALEYPNVPSILALIGGALIVLVDIILLTVSIVILPHLNYTNFTPPRGYTGSPGNIASGFVGALSAFGLVCGIIVLLSAIMLRFMPSQRQTWGIFILVFSILSFFGFGGFIVGAVLGIVGAIMILRWKPPPLPQPEH, from the coding sequence ATGACTCAAAAAACCGCTCTCGAATATCCGAACGTTCCCTCAATACTGGCTCTGATAGGTGGCGCTTTGATAGTGCTGGTGGACATAATTCTCTTGACCGTCTCCATAGTGATCCTGCCACATCTCAACTATACGAATTTCACACCGCCACGAGGCTATACTGGCAGCCCAGGCAACATAGCGTCTGGATTTGTCGGCGCACTCTCAGCCTTCGGTCTGGTCTGTGGCATTATCGTCCTCTTATCGGCCATAATGCTGCGTTTCATGCCGTCTCAACGACAGACATGGGGCATCTTCATACTGGTCTTTTCCATCCTGAGCTTCTTCGGCTTCGGGGGATTCATCGTTGGGGCCGTTCTCGGAATTGTCGGCGCAATAATGATCCTGAGATGGAAACCACCACCGCTGCCACAACCAGAGCACTAG
- a CDS encoding GNAT family N-acetyltransferase — MKASSEIKVSKVRKVSDIGLRSASSLSFFDPYLEYWVKETIEIAGEVHVSRTSAGDLSGIFLYDGYEKDGSVFTRSREVFDYFYKLRSLKSIYAELPTERPKETFDIYTIDLKNSSLDHTFSHVVTVADKDKIDEIRQFMFSTDPKINPKWVEVALNNKDQCVTVRLGDEIAGVGWLSFVNGIGRLHSLFVKPRFRNMGVGLDILFARLLWLKSKGARSAFSEISANNLQSSKTSVKGGMKPSGQVYQYFRTQPPNATNTMARPQNNF, encoded by the coding sequence ATGAAAGCATCGAGCGAGATCAAGGTTTCGAAAGTACGGAAGGTGTCTGACATCGGACTCCGTTCCGCAAGTAGCCTCTCATTCTTTGATCCTTATCTTGAATACTGGGTAAAGGAGACTATTGAGATTGCGGGAGAGGTCCATGTCTCCAGAACGTCCGCCGGTGACCTTTCAGGCATCTTCCTGTACGATGGTTACGAAAAGGATGGATCCGTTTTCACACGCTCAAGAGAGGTATTCGATTACTTCTACAAGCTGAGATCGCTCAAATCGATCTACGCTGAACTACCAACTGAGCGTCCGAAAGAAACCTTCGACATCTACACGATAGATCTGAAAAACAGCTCGCTAGATCACACGTTCAGTCACGTAGTCACGGTCGCTGACAAAGACAAGATCGATGAGATAAGACAGTTCATGTTCTCAACTGATCCCAAGATCAACCCGAAATGGGTCGAGGTTGCGCTAAACAACAAGGACCAGTGCGTTACTGTCCGGCTTGGAGATGAGATTGCCGGAGTAGGATGGCTGTCGTTTGTAAATGGGATTGGAAGATTGCATTCTCTGTTCGTGAAGCCCCGATTCAGAAATATGGGCGTTGGCTTGGATATTCTGTTCGCGCGGCTCTTGTGGTTGAAGTCCAAAGGGGCTCGGTCGGCGTTCAGCGAGATTTCTGCGAACAATCTTCAATCGTCAAAGACCTCTGTGAAAGGAGGCATGAAACCGTCCGGGCAAGTCTACCAGTACTTCAGGACCCAGCCACCGAACGCCACGAACACGATGGCAAGGCCCCAGAATAATTTCTGA
- a CDS encoding pirin family protein, whose product MSSQKTENIKITVRPASTLYQASGRIQEGTFRGRWHFSFDTYNSPQYNGFGNLRVLNDDTLSPGAVWPLHPHTQNEVVTYVVEGEFRHEDERGKGGVLHNGGVQHTTVGRGMYHSEINNRRDIPMRFIQIWYYPEMLNMTPSVEQQEVDRSERTNQWLPLVAYKNPETLPLRADGAVLSSFLQPGHKINCQVREDYGLYLYVLEGGPVSVNDRLLPEFNATQITGEGIVATTAEKEAELLLLEVNLTKGWPTH is encoded by the coding sequence TTGTCGTCACAGAAAACAGAGAATATCAAAATAACTGTCCGGCCTGCTAGCACTCTGTATCAGGCCTCTGGTAGGATTCAGGAGGGTACGTTTCGTGGTCGGTGGCATTTTTCCTTCGACACCTACAATAGTCCGCAGTACAACGGTTTTGGAAACCTCCGTGTTCTAAACGATGATACGTTGAGTCCTGGTGCTGTTTGGCCTCTTCATCCTCATACTCAGAACGAGGTCGTGACATATGTCGTTGAGGGAGAGTTCCGTCATGAAGACGAGCGTGGCAAGGGCGGCGTTCTCCACAACGGAGGAGTACAACACACTACCGTCGGCCGCGGAATGTATCACTCAGAGATCAATAATCGAAGAGACATTCCCATGCGTTTCATCCAGATATGGTATTATCCCGAAATGCTCAACATGACACCTTCCGTGGAACAACAAGAGGTAGATCGATCAGAAAGAACCAACCAATGGTTACCGTTAGTAGCCTATAAGAATCCCGAGACTCTACCGCTCCGAGCTGACGGAGCAGTTCTTTCTTCCTTTCTCCAGCCCGGACACAAAATCAACTGCCAGGTAAGAGAAGATTATGGGTTATACCTCTACGTTCTGGAAGGTGGACCCGTCAGCGTCAACGACCGGCTTCTGCCAGAATTCAACGCCACACAAATAACCGGAGAGGGAATCGTCGCGACCACAGCAGAGAAAGAAGCGGAGCTATTGTTACTAGAGGTCAACTTGACGAAAGGATGGCCTACGCACTAA
- a CDS encoding Hsp20/alpha crystallin family protein codes for MTMALMSKKKGVSKAVTKANKPALAAKEAPSSFTHSVDKMLDTMTLIPWDPFRGFEWPVEYELPTRIPYVDVIDSDNEYVVKAELPGLKKETLNIQVGTNELSLAAESNVETEEEGKTYLHRERAFSTFRRNIGFAESVDTEKVSAKMAEGILEVRLPKLERRSERKTRRITL; via the coding sequence ATGACCATGGCTCTCATGTCCAAAAAGAAAGGAGTATCAAAAGCGGTTACGAAGGCGAATAAGCCTGCGCTTGCCGCCAAAGAAGCTCCATCGAGTTTTACTCATTCAGTCGACAAGATGTTAGACACAATGACCCTAATCCCCTGGGACCCCTTCCGGGGATTCGAATGGCCAGTCGAATATGAACTCCCGACGCGAATACCTTACGTTGATGTTATCGACTCCGACAACGAATATGTCGTGAAAGCAGAGCTCCCAGGGTTGAAGAAGGAAACCCTGAACATTCAAGTTGGGACAAACGAGTTGTCGTTGGCTGCTGAATCCAACGTGGAAACTGAGGAAGAAGGAAAAACCTACCTTCATAGGGAAAGAGCCTTCTCAACATTCCGCCGAAACATAGGCTTCGCCGAAAGCGTGGATACAGAAAAAGTATCAGCAAAGATGGCTGAAGGCATTCTCGAAGTAAGACTTCCCAAGCTTGAACGCAGGTCCGAAAGGAAGACCCGCAGAATAACGCTATAG
- a CDS encoding AAA family ATPase, translated as MAESEDTDIIPAPSSIVRAPSEITTVNSSLAKSVVPSADLLAKVTYWKLDLDTILDGLIPDPLPDSIGKDNAIHHLNIIIFGKPNTGKTTLAESIAQALAKRYGQGNVKALRSTRDLPALFQNLDKLFKRFRKPPKAILLFADDMTKAVKKLSGTVAVKDTSGHSEKMRKVDYWLDKWYDIRGELYKRGMRQGLVIMVAALHRFYGGDIDLRADADLVLVRSTGTPGTFDANKVEKMLGPVVYYAMRQHEVDALRDRKELAWTAYVAKTGSGVFRVPRPAITSKRFLQNVGSSEASEETVTEIVEPSRKSAAEPAKKASVEDVLRSKPHRGKWGRRFVVATGVLAVLYLAWNYLWPLLPK; from the coding sequence ATGGCAGAATCGGAAGATACAGACATTATTCCTGCACCGAGCAGTATCGTTCGCGCACCATCGGAGATCACTACTGTAAATTCGTCTCTTGCCAAGTCTGTTGTCCCGAGTGCGGATCTGCTGGCGAAGGTTACCTACTGGAAGCTCGACCTGGACACTATTCTAGATGGTCTGATTCCTGATCCTCTTCCGGACTCGATCGGCAAGGATAATGCTATTCATCATTTGAACATCATAATTTTCGGGAAACCGAATACTGGAAAGACTACTCTGGCTGAGTCGATTGCTCAGGCTCTAGCGAAGAGGTACGGTCAAGGGAACGTGAAGGCTTTACGATCAACAAGAGATCTTCCAGCGCTCTTCCAGAATCTTGACAAGTTGTTCAAGCGGTTCCGAAAGCCGCCGAAGGCGATTCTGTTGTTTGCTGATGATATGACGAAGGCGGTGAAGAAGCTTTCGGGGACTGTTGCGGTGAAGGATACGAGTGGGCATTCGGAGAAGATGAGGAAGGTCGATTATTGGTTGGATAAGTGGTATGATATCAGAGGCGAACTCTACAAGCGTGGGATGCGCCAGGGACTTGTGATTATGGTCGCGGCTCTCCACCGGTTCTATGGTGGGGATATTGATTTGCGGGCTGATGCGGACCTGGTTCTTGTCAGAAGTACGGGAACGCCAGGCACGTTTGACGCGAATAAGGTCGAGAAGATGCTTGGCCCGGTTGTCTACTATGCTATGCGGCAGCACGAGGTGGATGCTCTAAGAGACCGGAAGGAGCTTGCGTGGACCGCGTACGTGGCGAAGACGGGCTCAGGGGTCTTCCGTGTCCCACGACCAGCGATCACAAGTAAACGATTCTTGCAGAACGTGGGGTCCAGTGAAGCGTCTGAGGAAACCGTTACCGAGATAGTTGAGCCTAGCAGGAAATCAGCGGCTGAGCCTGCGAAAAAGGCGAGCGTGGAAGACGTCCTCCGGTCTAAGCCTCATCGGGGCAAATGGGGTCGGCGGTTCGTTGTGGCCACGGGCGTCTTGGCGGTACTTTACTTGGCCTGGAACTATCTCTGGCCTCTTCTCCCGAAGTAG
- the larC gene encoding nickel pincer cofactor biosynthesis protein LarC encodes MRASGRAVIIDASSSGASGDKFLGALIDLGGNPKRLEKVARVVETNLPGASSVQVKTTRVDRGEIRSQFVEVSSEEKLSRRKASDLQSSALKCGKVLGLSEWGTAFVKSVLATLASAESRVHDHSTEEVELHELGSADTLVDILGVAYLADELELSKSQWWCSPIAVGEGVTNFSGRTYPNPAPAVAEILRDHKFPMKTNKIQFELTTPTGAAIAVNLASSTKGEIPIITPDRIGYGAGAKDLDQVANILRLTVGELLEGSHAHDEVVVLETNLDDVSGEVIGRAVEKLMEAGARDVSITPVFMKKNRPGQLISVIADKANSEQLAELLMEETGTLGVREILVSRHISRRASSTIMLEVGGKKFQVRAKTALSPRGHPQGGKIEYEDLRRMSTETGLSVRELQQIVKNRVTGHG; translated from the coding sequence ATGAGAGCTTCTGGAAGAGCGGTGATAATTGATGCCAGTTCTTCAGGAGCCTCAGGAGACAAATTCCTTGGCGCTCTAATTGATCTTGGCGGGAATCCGAAGAGGCTGGAAAAAGTAGCGAGGGTCGTCGAAACAAATCTTCCGGGCGCAAGTAGCGTTCAGGTCAAGACGACCAGAGTTGACAGAGGAGAAATCCGCTCACAATTCGTCGAAGTAAGTTCTGAAGAAAAACTCTCTAGGAGGAAGGCTAGCGATCTTCAGTCATCTGCCCTGAAGTGCGGAAAGGTTCTTGGTCTGTCGGAGTGGGGAACTGCCTTCGTCAAATCCGTCTTGGCCACGCTAGCTTCTGCTGAATCTCGCGTCCATGATCACTCGACCGAGGAGGTCGAACTTCATGAGCTCGGGTCCGCTGATACCCTGGTGGACATTCTGGGAGTGGCATACCTCGCCGATGAACTCGAACTATCCAAAAGCCAGTGGTGGTGTAGCCCGATCGCAGTAGGAGAGGGAGTAACGAACTTCTCAGGCCGAACCTATCCAAATCCAGCGCCAGCCGTCGCCGAAATATTGCGAGACCACAAGTTTCCCATGAAAACCAACAAAATCCAATTTGAACTGACAACGCCTACAGGTGCCGCCATAGCAGTCAACCTGGCAAGTTCTACTAAGGGTGAAATTCCAATCATAACGCCCGACAGGATCGGATATGGCGCTGGCGCAAAGGATCTAGATCAGGTAGCCAATATTCTTCGTCTAACTGTCGGAGAACTTTTAGAAGGCAGTCACGCTCACGATGAGGTCGTTGTCTTGGAGACGAACTTGGACGATGTCTCCGGCGAAGTTATCGGTCGCGCGGTTGAGAAGCTAATGGAAGCTGGAGCCCGAGACGTGTCGATTACTCCGGTCTTCATGAAGAAGAACCGGCCGGGGCAACTAATCTCCGTCATAGCTGACAAGGCAAACAGCGAGCAGTTGGCCGAATTGCTAATGGAAGAGACCGGGACGCTTGGAGTACGAGAAATCCTAGTTTCTAGACACATCAGCAGAAGGGCTAGCAGCACGATCATGCTCGAGGTTGGAGGAAAGAAGTTCCAAGTCAGAGCAAAGACGGCGCTTTCGCCGCGCGGTCATCCTCAAGGCGGCAAAATCGAATACGAAGACCTACGACGAATGTCGACTGAAACAGGATTGAGCGTGAGAGAGCTTCAGCAAATCGTTAAGAACCGTGTCACTGGGCACGGCTAA
- a CDS encoding ATPase domain-containing protein, with amino-acid sequence MTAPRSRAGASGFDVFSSRVEEGLRVKTGIVVLDEMLRGGFMPGDAVMLAGSAGTGKTTLALQYLVNGVKLGEPGIYVTFEELPDQIYRDAKNFGWDLRKIEEEDKFRVVCTSPNLIMESGDDSLLDDIIRDIQPRRLVIDSLSHLEMFVKKDDMRMEAYRVVRYLKTHGISSVLLWESPQISGGSYSVTDVGLSFLVDCIVALKPVEIESSMRKAMVILKMRGSDHDKRLREYEITPNGIKIESAFTNYEGIISGSPRKVASEKFMELFRGASEKRK; translated from the coding sequence ATGACTGCACCACGTTCGAGGGCAGGAGCTTCTGGTTTCGACGTGTTCTCCAGCAGGGTGGAGGAAGGCCTTCGGGTCAAGACTGGAATCGTTGTTCTTGACGAGATGCTCCGAGGAGGGTTCATGCCCGGAGACGCTGTAATGCTTGCGGGAAGCGCCGGAACTGGAAAGACGACTCTCGCTCTCCAGTACCTTGTCAACGGGGTCAAGCTCGGAGAGCCCGGGATCTACGTGACCTTCGAAGAGCTACCCGACCAGATCTATAGAGACGCGAAGAACTTCGGATGGGACCTCCGAAAAATTGAGGAAGAGGACAAGTTCCGAGTGGTCTGCACCTCTCCCAATCTCATCATGGAATCGGGCGACGACAGCTTGCTCGACGACATTATTCGGGACATTCAACCCCGGCGCCTTGTTATCGACTCGCTCAGCCACCTAGAGATGTTCGTGAAGAAAGACGACATGAGAATGGAAGCCTATCGAGTAGTCAGGTATCTGAAGACTCATGGAATCAGCTCTGTTCTGCTCTGGGAGTCCCCTCAGATAAGTGGCGGCTCGTACAGCGTAACCGATGTAGGGCTAAGCTTCCTTGTCGATTGTATTGTCGCGCTCAAACCCGTAGAGATCGAGTCGTCAATGCGCAAAGCCATGGTCATCCTAAAAATGCGAGGCAGCGACCATGACAAGAGGCTTCGAGAGTACGAAATAACACCGAATGGGATCAAGATAGAATCAGCGTTCACAAACTACGAAGGCATCATCAGCGGTTCGCCGAGAAAGGTAGCCTCAGAGAAGTTCATGGAACTATTCCGCGGAGCCTCGGAGAAACGCAAGTAG
- a CDS encoding histidine phosphatase family protein, producing the protein MIVHIMRHAPIEFGKDLPKVADRHITPEGRKWARNVVRIAKNELGLNPDWIISSPLLRAKETAEIAAEEFNKPSKLVYDDCLLGEREVNETYERLRKLDKTDSVLLVSHQPLLRNLIADLLGAKSKVGLYSGAIACVQCDTYPKQGKGILLWLLPPSNNFNGKKWIT; encoded by the coding sequence ATGATCGTCCACATCATGAGACACGCGCCCATCGAATTTGGCAAGGATTTGCCCAAAGTAGCAGATCGGCATATTACTCCCGAAGGCAGGAAATGGGCTCGCAATGTTGTCCGTATTGCTAAGAACGAATTGGGTCTGAATCCGGACTGGATTATTTCCAGTCCATTATTGAGGGCGAAAGAGACGGCTGAGATTGCCGCAGAGGAATTCAACAAGCCGTCAAAACTTGTCTACGACGATTGTCTGCTGGGAGAACGCGAAGTCAACGAAACATATGAGCGCTTGCGTAAATTGGACAAGACTGACAGCGTACTGCTCGTATCACATCAGCCGCTGTTACGAAACCTGATCGCTGACCTGTTAGGCGCCAAATCCAAAGTGGGCCTTTACAGCGGTGCAATTGCATGCGTACAATGCGACACGTATCCAAAACAAGGCAAAGGCATCTTGTTATGGCTGCTACCACCTAGCAACAACTTCAACGGCAAGAAATGGATCACGTAA
- a CDS encoding VOC family protein, protein MHPGKAGLRLHQVLLQVKDIERSREFYTKKLGFSVLYDFSPQYLAVITPNKLQIGLYPSRRGARRARTRDQTAGLEFEVDNVEYWYRMLRRRGIRFSEKPKDSWGEREARFTDPDGYRLAISSPAKKSSK, encoded by the coding sequence ATGCATCCTGGGAAGGCTGGGTTACGCTTGCACCAGGTGCTGTTGCAAGTGAAGGATATAGAACGATCTAGGGAATTCTACACAAAGAAGCTGGGGTTTAGCGTACTGTATGACTTTTCTCCCCAATACCTTGCCGTTATTACTCCGAACAAGCTTCAGATAGGCCTGTACCCGTCTCGGCGGGGCGCTCGTCGGGCGCGGACTAGGGACCAAACAGCCGGGCTTGAGTTTGAAGTCGATAACGTTGAATATTGGTACCGGATGCTCAGGAGACGAGGGATAAGGTTCAGCGAGAAACCCAAGGATTCCTGGGGGGAACGAGAGGCACGCTTCACAGACCCTGATGGCTACCGCCTAGCAATATCGAGCCCTGCTAAGAAATCCTCAAAATGA